The following are encoded in a window of Thunnus albacares chromosome 17, fThuAlb1.1, whole genome shotgun sequence genomic DNA:
- the LOC122967083 gene encoding protein PET100 homolog, mitochondrial: MGVKIEVFRMMLYLSFPVAMFWVSNQAEYFEEYIVKRKREIFPPDEGLHRKELEDFKERMRVRKEQRILKDMSVQSDN; encoded by the exons ATGGGTGTTAAAATAGAGGTGTTTAGA ATGATGCTGTATTTGTCCTTTCCTGTGGCCATGTTCTGGGTCTCAAATCAAGCAGAGTACTTTGAAGAATACATAGTAAAAAGAAAG AGAGAGATCTTCCCCCCTGATGAGGGACTTCAT AGGAAAGAGCTGGAGGACTTCAAAGAGCGAATGCGTGTTCGGAAGGAACAGCGGATATTAAAAGACATGTCTGTGCAGTCTGACAACTGA